The DNA region TTTAACGAAATTGACAAGGAGAAATTCCAATTTGATTTCTTAATCATCGGGAACGAAGAGCCTTGTTTTTATAACGAACTGAAAGCAGCGGGGTGTTCGTTTCACTTCATTACACCGCGGTCGCAAAGTTATCAAAAAAACGTGCAAGAGATCCGAAGCGTTTTTGAGAATAATAAATACGATGCCTTCCATTGTCATCTAAATACGTTGAGCTATGTGACGCCTGCAAAAATAGCACTTACCTATGGGGTGAACGTGATTGTACACAGCAGAAATGGGGAAAGCCCCAAAAAAATGATCACAAAAGTACTCCATTATTATCATTATTATTCGTTCCCTTTCAAAACGGTAGAAAAAGTAGCGGTCTCTAAAATTGCAGGAGACTGGCTCTTTCGAAAAGGAGGCTACGAAGTGATTAACAATGGTCTCAATGTAAAGAAGTATCAATATAGCCAAGAGAATCGGATGGCAATAAGAAAAGAACTTGGGATCAATAATGAATTAGTTTTAATAAATGTAGGGGCGTTAAGAGAGCAAAAGAACCACTCGTTTTTGATTGATACCTTTAAGGGTTTGAAGGAATATCATAGGGAAGCAAAGCTACTCCTTGTTGGCGAAGGTCGTTTAAGGACAAAACTCCAACAGCAAGTGAATCATGCTGGTTTAGAAAAAGACGTCATTTTTTTGGGCAATCGAAACGACATCCACATCCTTTTAAGTGCTGCAGACCAGTTTATTTTTCCATCGCATTACGAAGGGTTTCCGAATGCCGTGATTGAAGCACAGTCCAATGGATTGCCATGCATTATATCAAATACAATCACGGAAGAAGTCGTAATTAACGAAAATGTCTACGCTTTGCCCATTCAGCAACAAGACATTTCTTCATGGGTAAAGGCAATTTTAGACGTGGATATCAATAACGAAAATCGCATAAATAATGGCATGAACGTTGAAAATAGAGGGTTTTCAGTAAAAAATGAAATTATGAAGATTGAACAAATGTATGGAAGCTTAGTTTAGCGTATGATGTCGTATTCTACGTGGTCTGAATCATGAGAATAATTGTATTGGGGATCTTAACGTTTCTGTTCATATTTGATTTATCACTGTTAGGTTTACCGAGCATCTTTTCCAGTCGAAAGATAGTCTTTGTCATCTTATTCATCCATTATATTGTGTCGTTTAAACGCTTTAGGTTCAATACAGGAAGTATGTATTTTATCCTGTCCATCAATGTGATGATCTTCCTCTGGCTCTTTATTTTATCTGTAAGTTGGCCACAAAGTCCTTTGGCAGATTACGTGTATTCTAGAGAAATGTATTTCATCATCTACACAATCATTGGAAGTGTTTTATTAGCGAACTTCTTCAAAGGTCTTGATGAATATGCAAGATCTGTCGTCATTGCAATGGTCATTCAATCGCTCATCGTGTTTTCGCAATTCTCATTTGAAGGCTTCAGAGTGTTTCTAGAGAATACGTTTCAACCGACCGGTAATATTGAGTATACAAGAACCGATAGAGCCAATGGAGTAGGGGCTGAAGGAGCGTTTTTATCGTTATTATTAGCGACGGGCTTATACTTCTGTAGTTATTTTCTTCACTTCAAAAGGATAATCACAGTAAACTATGTGATCTTTTTTTTATGTCTTCTTACCGCTACTTTCTTAACAGGCAGAACGGGCTTCTATATAGGATGTGTGTTAAGTATTTTTGTGTTTAGTTCTATTCTGCTGAAAGATTATGGGAAAACCGCAATGTTGAAGGTTTTACCGATCATGCTCATTGCCTTTTTTTCGTTAAGTTTTTTAGTGGATCGTCTCGGGATAAACGAAGATCGATTAGAACAATTAAATACATGGGTAACAAGTGTCGTTGACGATGGTTTAGAAGAAGGCTCTGTGACAGCACTCATGGAAATGCAAATCCCTTCATTGAGTAATGAAACTGTTGTGGGGACTGCTGTTTACAGGGGAACGACAAGCAATGGGACAACCGTTCAACACGACAGTGGGTATGTTCAGATGTACTCGAGCTTAGGGGTCGTCTTTGCGGTCATCTTCTACGTGAGTTTGTTCATCTACCTCATCACCTTAATTCGCAAGGTGAGAGGCGGGAAGCTTAAAGTCTTCTTTTTCGCTTATATTCTATTGATTTTTATTGTTGAGCTTAAAGAACCTTTCATCTTTAAATACATTCCAGTTGGTTTGATAATTACAGCGATCTTATTGTCGGGGATAAAGTCGACGTCGAAAGATCATAAGCCACAATTCTTAAAAAAGGAGAATGCAAATGGATCGCCCTCTAATTAGTGTGATTGTTCCTATCTACAATGTAGAGAAATTCATTCATAAGTGTGTAAATTCAATTCTGGAGCAATCGTATCCGAATTTGGAGATTATTTTAGTTGATGATGGGTCGCCAGATAACTGTGGCGCGATCTGTGATCAGTACGAGCAACAATATCGTCATGTGAAAGTGGTTCATAAGTCTAATGGCGGGTTGAGTGACGCTCGAAACGCGGGATTGGAAGTCGCTACTGGGGAGTACATCGGCTTTGTCGACAGTGACGATTATATTCATAAAGACATGTACAATGAACTTTTTCATCACATGACGCTCACCAATAGTGATATCGCAGAGTGTGCCGTCGAGCGAATCTACGCAGACAAGGTGGTTGCTGAAGAAACAGGGGAAGTGAC from Aureibacillus halotolerans includes:
- a CDS encoding glycosyltransferase; its protein translation is MIRILHYGLTHSLGGIETYLRKIFNEIDKEKFQFDFLIIGNEEPCFYNELKAAGCSFHFITPRSQSYQKNVQEIRSVFENNKYDAFHCHLNTLSYVTPAKIALTYGVNVIVHSRNGESPKKMITKVLHYYHYYSFPFKTVEKVAVSKIAGDWLFRKGGYEVINNGLNVKKYQYSQENRMAIRKELGINNELVLINVGALREQKNHSFLIDTFKGLKEYHREAKLLLVGEGRLRTKLQQQVNHAGLEKDVIFLGNRNDIHILLSAADQFIFPSHYEGFPNAVIEAQSNGLPCIISNTITEEVVINENVYALPIQQQDISSWVKAILDVDINNENRINNGMNVENRGFSVKNEIMKIEQMYGSLV